The Salvia miltiorrhiza cultivar Shanhuang (shh) chromosome 1, IMPLAD_Smil_shh, whole genome shotgun sequence genome has a window encoding:
- the LOC131013486 gene encoding F-box/kelch-repeat protein At3g23880-like: METRNIHQSLHLHEEMIFPSLLKEITEEILSRLPVKSLLRFRCVSKAWRSLIDSKRFIKMHYQNSTRNPSLARHKVLLLKSIATLDLELTLVQRSNPSTRISKKLPHLDDLDDTDDYGDNRAFDSCGLGWDESSGDYKVFATATVMAGFRHTMAIAMMYSLKRDSWKEVKGWDSWKKTNGIGIGRATMRMGMLASGSLHWERCDRRGVVAFDLKREVIGAVELPECSEGCRWLGIGVIGECLSAYYRREYSSCVEIWMKKESWEKVVVLDQLCNPLHISPALAPFWGGGFLLIKIGNLMVFDRKGIRVMVSVFLMFTLKV; the protein is encoded by the exons ATGGAGACCCGAAACATTCACCAATCTCTTCATCTTCACGAAGAAATGATTTTCCCATCTCTTTTAAAAGAAATCACCGAAGAAATACTGTCAAGACTGCCGGTGAAATCACTCCTGCGATTCAGGTGCGTTTCGAAAGCATGGCGATCTCTGATCGACAGCAAACGATTCATCAAAATGCACTATCAAAATTCGACAAGAAACCCTAGTTTAGCCCGCCACAAGGTTTTGTTGCTCAAATCTATCGCTACACTAGATCTAGAGCTAACGCTGGTGCAACGCTCT AACCCATCTACCAGAATCTCCAAGAAACTGCCTCACTTAGACGACTTAGACGATACCGACGATTACGGAGACAATCGTGCATTCGACAGTTGTGGGTTGGGTTGGGATGAATCGAGTGGCGATTACAAGGTTTTTGCGACTGCGACTGTGATGGCCGGGTTCAGACACACCATGGCTATAGCTATGATGTATAGCTTGAAGCGTGATTCATGGAAGGAAGTGAAGGGTTGGGATTCATGGAAGAAGACGAATGGTATTGGTATAGGTAGGGCTACAATGAGGATGGGGATGTTAGCAAGTGGGAGTCTTCACTGGGAGAGGTGTGATAGACGAGGCGTGGTTGCTTTCGACTTGAAGAGGGAGGTGATCGGGGCGGTGGAGCTGCCAGAGTGCTCGGAAGGCTGCAGGTGGCTGGGAATTGGGGTGATCGGAGAGTGCCTTTCGGCATACTACCGGCGCGAGTATTCGAGTTGCGTGGAGATTTGGATGAAGAAGGAGTCTTGGGAGAAAGTGGTGGTTCTTGATCAGCTATGCAATCCTCTCCATATTTCTCCGGCCTTGGCTCCTTTTTGGGGTGGTGGGTTTTTGTTGATCAAGATTGGGAATTTGATGGTTTTTGACAGGAAAGGGATTAGGGTTATGGTTTCTGTCTTTCTGATGTTTACATTGAAAGTTTAG
- the LOC131006218 gene encoding F-box/kelch-repeat protein At3g23880-like — METRDIYPSLSKEIIEEILLRLPVKSLLRFRCVSKAWQSLIDSKRFIRTHLQNSARNPSLAHHKVLLLKYVSSLPTLLQRSVLDSSDTHDALELEFPVDYIHIVGCCNGLVCLLLDRDRQRQFVLWNPSLRISKKLSETDMMSFFQFYCCGFGWDESSGDYKVFAIAKRASGKSIYWIYTLKSDSWKESEEVKDWDSCKKEDRSRYGESEMGVFASGSLHWETTDRRGVVACDLKREALGAAVELPECSECCRWQGIEVIGECLMVYYWCEDSSCLDIWMKKKESWEKVVVLDDHFFSPLYISPTLAPFWSGGFFFIKIGNLLVFDGKRFRDVVSLKYADVYIESLVSPLEL, encoded by the coding sequence ATGGAGACCCGAGACATTTACCCATCTCTTTCCAAAGAAATCATCGAAGAAATACTGTTAAGACTACCGGTGAAATCACTCCTGAGATTCAGGTGCGTCTCGAAAGCATGGCAATCTCTGATCGACAGCAAACGATTCATCAGAACCCACCTTCAAAATTCGGCAAGAAACCCTAGTTTAGCCCACCACAAGGTTTTGCTGCTCAAATATGTGTCTTCACTGCCAACGCTGTTGCAACGCTCTGTACTCGATAGCTCAGATACTCATGATGCTCTAGAACTGGAATTCCCAGTCGATTATATTCATATCGTTGGTTGCTGCAATGGGCTGGTTTGCCTTTTACTGGATAGAGATAGACAAAGACAGTTTGTGTTGTGGAACCCATCTCTCAGAATCTCCAAGAAACTGTCTGAGACAGACATGATGTCGTTCTTTCAATTCTACTGTTGTGGGTTCGGTTGGGATGAATCGAGTGGCGATTACAAGGTTTTTGCGATTGCGAAGAGAGCCAGCGGCAAATCTATATATTGGATATATACCTTGAAGAGTGATTCATGGAAGGAATCAGAAGAAGTGAAGGATTGGGATTCATGTAAGAAGGAGGATCGTAGTAGGTATGGAGAAAGTGAAATGGGGGTATTTGCAAGTGGGAGTCTTCATTGGGAGACGACTGATAGACGAGGCGTGGTTGCTTGCGACTTGAAGAGAGAGGCGTTGGGGGCGGCCGTGGAGCTGCCCGAGTGCTCGGAGTGCTGCAGGTGGCAAGGTATTGAGGTTATTGGGGAATGCCTTATGGTATATTACTGGTGTGAGGATTCGAGTTGCTTGGATATTTGGATGAAGAAGAAGGAGTCTTGGGAGAAAGTGGTGGTTCTTGATGATCACTTCTTTAGTCCTCTCTATATTTCCCCCACCTTGGCTCCTTTTTGGAGTGGTgggtttttttttatcaagattGGGAATTTGTTGGTTTTTGATGGGAAAAGGTTTAGGGATGTGGTCTCGTTGAAATATGCCGATGTCTACATTGAAAGTTTAGTCTCACCATTAGAGTTATAG